The Methanoregula boonei 6A8 genome has a window encoding:
- a CDS encoding PAS domain S-box protein — translation MNPHSDPGRDRTALRERIIGMGETSLHKSYYPLLQQRLADLERFRALIDETNEMILVVQTPGNRCVDANHACTVQLGYTIAQLQDMDIFSLVALTKREQFRKVFAQAAATRAQEKIETDLFTSQDKVIPAEILIRFVTFDRQIYGVIVARDISERIRYERELVATQKKLNLINSLARTDVKSQIFIVRAYLDVLRQIAKHPEETAILDKLRDTTGEIQNHIELAENYQKLGLHAPRWQNFNEVLLYAISHIPPILLTRTTGMDRLEILADPLLEKGLTHLMEYLYASGGIAEPVRISFQENEGGLVISLEKTGTGIPAVQKESLFVWAPAKTTGPNLFFIREILDITGIGIKETGDPAMLCFEIRVPKGGYRFS, via the coding sequence ATGAATCCGCACTCTGATCCCGGGCGGGATCGTACCGCCCTGCGGGAGCGGATCATCGGGATGGGGGAGACCTCGCTTCACAAAAGTTACTATCCCCTCCTCCAGCAGCGGCTTGCAGACCTTGAACGGTTCCGGGCCCTAATCGATGAAACCAATGAGATGATCCTTGTAGTACAGACCCCCGGGAACCGGTGCGTGGATGCCAATCATGCCTGTACTGTCCAGCTGGGCTACACCATTGCACAGCTGCAGGACATGGATATCTTTTCCCTTGTTGCTTTGACAAAACGAGAGCAGTTCCGGAAGGTGTTTGCCCAGGCAGCTGCCACCCGTGCCCAGGAAAAGATCGAGACCGATCTTTTTACCTCACAGGATAAGGTGATCCCGGCGGAGATCCTGATACGTTTTGTGACGTTTGACCGGCAGATATACGGGGTCATTGTAGCCCGCGACATCAGCGAGCGGATCCGGTACGAGCGGGAGCTTGTAGCTACCCAGAAAAAACTTAACCTCATAAACTCCCTGGCCCGTACCGATGTCAAGAGCCAGATCTTTATTGTCCGGGCATATCTTGATGTGCTCCGGCAGATCGCAAAACATCCTGAGGAGACTGCAATCCTGGACAAGCTCCGGGATACAACCGGGGAGATCCAGAACCATATCGAACTTGCAGAGAATTACCAGAAACTGGGGCTGCATGCACCGCGATGGCAGAACTTTAACGAAGTGCTGCTCTATGCCATCTCCCATATTCCCCCGATCCTCCTTACTCGTACAACGGGAATGGACCGGCTGGAAATCCTTGCGGATCCTCTTCTTGAAAAGGGGCTTACCCACCTGATGGAATATCTCTACGCCTCCGGCGGGATTGCAGAACCGGTGAGGATCTCTTTTCAGGAAAACGAAGGAGGTCTTGTCATTTCCCTGGAGAAAACGGGAACCGGTATCCCGGCGGTCCAGAAGGAATCCCTGTTTGTCTGGGCTCCTGCAAAAACCACCGGCCCAAACCTTTTCTTTATCCGGGAAATTCTTGATATAACCGGGATAGGGATCAAAGAGACCGGCGATCCGGCAATGCTCTGTTTTGAGATCCGTGTACCCAAAGGGGGGTACCGGTTTTCCTAA
- the ercA gene encoding alcohol dehydrogenase-like regulatory protein ErcA produces MTRLELRKFVAPELLFGSGARHLAGRYIRNFGAKSVLLVTDPGVRKTGVVDEVGADLQREGIGYEIYSDIKPNPTVENVMGGAEFFSQGRCSALIAVGGGSVIDCAKGIGIVSSENRPITEFEGVDLITVPPPPLICIPTTAGSSADVSQFAIISDSVRRVKIAIISKALVPDAALIDPEPLLTLPPDLTAYTGLDVLVHAIEAYVSNASSPLTDLYALEAIRRICRSLENAVASPCDLSLREETMLASMYAGLAFSNASLGAVHAMAHSLGGYLDLPHGKCNALLLDTVIAYNYSSARERYLDIGEAMGIAVRSQPEEKRLPAITGEIRRLRAALGITETLADLGVTKSTILLLADNAIKDACMATNPRDPALEEIRVLYESAL; encoded by the coding sequence ATGACCCGCCTTGAATTACGGAAATTTGTTGCTCCCGAACTGCTTTTTGGGAGTGGCGCACGGCATCTTGCCGGCAGGTATATCCGGAACTTTGGTGCAAAAAGCGTGCTGCTGGTCACGGATCCCGGCGTCCGGAAAACCGGGGTAGTCGATGAGGTCGGTGCCGATCTCCAGCGGGAAGGGATAGGATACGAGATCTACTCGGATATCAAGCCAAACCCGACGGTCGAAAATGTGATGGGGGGCGCTGAGTTTTTTTCGCAAGGAAGGTGCTCTGCACTTATTGCGGTAGGAGGAGGATCGGTTATCGATTGTGCAAAGGGGATTGGCATTGTCTCTTCAGAAAACCGGCCGATCACCGAGTTCGAAGGCGTTGATCTGATTACCGTGCCTCCTCCCCCGCTGATCTGTATTCCTACAACCGCAGGTTCAAGTGCGGATGTCTCGCAGTTTGCCATTATTTCTGATTCTGTACGCAGGGTCAAGATCGCCATTATCTCCAAGGCACTTGTTCCCGATGCCGCCCTTATCGATCCTGAACCCCTGCTCACCCTTCCCCCGGATCTTACGGCATACACCGGCCTTGATGTTCTTGTCCATGCCATCGAAGCCTATGTCTCTAACGCGAGCTCGCCGCTGACCGATCTTTACGCGCTTGAGGCGATCCGGAGGATCTGCCGGAGTCTTGAAAATGCCGTAGCCTCCCCCTGCGATCTCTCTCTCCGCGAAGAGACCATGCTTGCGAGTATGTATGCCGGCCTTGCCTTCTCCAACGCAAGCCTCGGGGCGGTGCACGCGATGGCGCACAGCCTGGGCGGGTACCTTGACCTGCCCCATGGAAAATGTAATGCACTGCTGCTCGACACGGTCATTGCCTATAACTACTCATCGGCGCGGGAACGGTACCTGGATATCGGTGAGGCTATGGGAATTGCGGTTCGTTCCCAGCCGGAAGAAAAGCGCCTCCCGGCGATCACCGGGGAGATCCGCCGGTTGCGCGCAGCACTGGGGATCACGGAGACGCTGGCCGACCTCGGCGTAACAAAATCCACGATCCTGCTGCTTGCCGACAATGCAATAAAAGATGCGTGTATGGCCACCAATCCCCGGGACCCTGCCCTTGAAGAGATCCGGGTGCTCTATGAATCCGCACTCTGA
- the cbiM gene encoding cobalt transporter CbiM: MHIPDGYLGPTTFITMYLIMIPIWLYAGYWVQKNLRSRQVPYLALAAAFSFVIMMFNVPVPGGSSGHAVGSALVAIILGPWAAVVTTSVALLIQCLVFGDGGITAFGANCFNMGTVIPFVGYFLYKLIAGKSAIASTRRIIAAALGGYFGLGIAAGVAGFEMGLQPILEHTASGTPLYMPYGLNVTVPAMLIDHFGFFCWVELIVTGLAFAYIARNSPDVIFNYKEIEKNSKPEARPVATPA, from the coding sequence ATGCATATACCTGATGGATACCTGGGTCCAACGACCTTTATCACCATGTACCTGATTATGATCCCAATCTGGCTATACGCCGGATACTGGGTTCAGAAAAATCTCCGGTCCCGGCAGGTGCCGTACCTTGCGCTGGCAGCTGCATTCTCTTTTGTTATCATGATGTTCAATGTACCGGTTCCCGGTGGCAGTTCGGGGCACGCGGTCGGCAGCGCTCTCGTGGCGATCATCCTTGGCCCCTGGGCAGCAGTCGTAACAACATCCGTCGCGCTCCTCATCCAGTGTCTTGTTTTCGGGGATGGAGGGATTACGGCATTTGGGGCAAACTGTTTCAACATGGGCACGGTCATCCCGTTCGTGGGGTACTTCCTCTACAAACTGATTGCCGGGAAGTCCGCTATTGCCTCAACCCGGAGGATCATTGCCGCGGCGCTTGGCGGGTACTTCGGACTGGGTATCGCTGCAGGTGTTGCAGGGTTCGAGATGGGCCTTCAGCCAATTCTCGAACATACGGCATCGGGTACCCCCCTCTACATGCCGTACGGGCTCAACGTTACCGTACCTGCGATGCTGATCGATCATTTCGGTTTCTTCTGCTGGGTAGAATTGATTGTAACCGGCCTGGCATTTGCATACATTGCAAGAAACAGTCCGGATGTCATCTTCAATTATAAAGAAATTGAAAAGAATTCGAAACCGGAGGCCCGACCGGTGGCAACACCGGCGTAA
- a CDS encoding PDGLE domain-containing protein has product MSIMDSFNKMDKTFRTLIICLIVLMLLVPIGLIASGTAFGEWGPDELQQAVGYVPAGLQQMTGLWSAPLDGYDLPGDHETIPTQTPGYYVSAIVGVIGAGLIAYGVGKVIIKRND; this is encoded by the coding sequence ATGAGTATTATGGATTCATTCAACAAAATGGACAAAACGTTCAGGACACTGATAATCTGCCTGATCGTCCTCATGCTCCTTGTGCCCATCGGACTTATCGCAAGCGGGACTGCCTTTGGGGAATGGGGTCCCGACGAACTCCAGCAGGCGGTAGGATATGTGCCGGCCGGGCTTCAGCAGATGACCGGTCTCTGGAGCGCTCCATTGGACGGCTATGATTTACCCGGGGACCACGAAACCATTCCAACCCAGACACCGGGATATTATGTCTCAGCGATCGTTGGTGTTATCGGTGCCGGCCTGATTGCATATGGGGTGGGAAAAGTCATCATCAAGAGGAATGACTGA
- a CDS encoding energy-coupling factor ABC transporter ATP-binding protein, with protein sequence METIFDLRDVSYTYLRRFEALRNVTLSFKAGEQTAILGANGSGKSTLLSILNALTYPTSGEFSAFGTPVKEEVFDTLEDNEYARFFRKKVGFLFQNPDIQLFSSTVFDEIAFGPLQLDLPPDEVQKRTDEVIAMLGIENLRDRAPHMLSGGEKKKVCIASILSTNPDVLLLDEPSGGLDPRSQAWLIEIIQDLAKAGKTIITATHDLDIVEQISTRAIVVGEDHTIHVDCDCASVMDNLELLMSANLIHRHMHRHGKLLHEHLHAHSKEHDHVHSDAS encoded by the coding sequence ATGGAGACGATATTCGACCTGCGCGATGTATCCTACACCTACCTGAGAAGGTTCGAAGCGCTCAGGAATGTGACTCTGTCTTTTAAGGCCGGGGAGCAGACCGCCATCCTTGGAGCCAACGGAAGCGGTAAATCTACGCTCCTTTCGATCCTGAATGCGCTGACATACCCGACTTCAGGTGAATTTTCTGCGTTTGGAACCCCGGTAAAAGAAGAGGTATTTGACACTCTCGAAGATAATGAATATGCCCGGTTCTTCCGGAAAAAGGTGGGTTTTTTATTCCAGAACCCGGATATCCAGCTCTTCTCATCAACGGTCTTTGATGAAATTGCCTTTGGGCCGCTCCAGCTTGACCTCCCTCCGGATGAAGTACAAAAAAGAACAGACGAGGTTATCGCGATGCTTGGGATCGAGAACCTCCGGGACCGGGCGCCCCATATGCTAAGCGGCGGTGAAAAAAAGAAGGTTTGTATCGCATCGATCCTGTCTACAAATCCCGATGTCCTGCTCCTTGATGAGCCCTCCGGTGGTCTTGACCCGCGCAGCCAGGCCTGGCTGATTGAGATCATCCAGGATCTTGCAAAGGCCGGGAAAACGATTATTACGGCAACGCATGACCTTGACATTGTCGAACAGATCAGCACCCGTGCCATTGTGGTCGGGGAAGACCATACGATACATGTTGATTGTGACTGTGCAAGTGTGATGGACAATCTTGAGCTGCTGATGTCGGCAAATCTCATCCACCGGCACATGCACCGGCACGGCAAACTTCTTCACGAGCACCTGCATGCCCACTCAAAAGAGCACGACCATGTGCATAGTGATGCTTCCTGA
- the cbiQ gene encoding cobalt ECF transporter T component CbiQ, with the protein MIPEWMQKIEAGPCSCCTVSVGKKKGFVQKAISDIFTFFEECLVNDNIARRKGLLQSLDPRVKLVSMIALIFAVAMTHDIRLLAIVYLLTLIGAYLSKVEIGFFLKRVWVFIPIFAGIIMIPILFNVFTPGDTLVTVATLGQNAHVGPFALPPVITITVQGVMLALAFVLRVATCVSAAVLLFLTTPRDLIFKSLRSLKVPKVYVLTMDMCYRYIFLFADTIRGFYTAKKSRSIKPLPLIEEQKWVGNRIGYTLVKSLSMSEKVHQAMISRGFTGDIKIMHRYSIHNRDYVACVSMFALSIFLILVSQNLVRI; encoded by the coding sequence ATGATACCCGAGTGGATGCAGAAGATCGAAGCAGGCCCCTGTTCCTGCTGCACGGTAAGTGTCGGCAAGAAAAAGGGTTTTGTCCAGAAGGCGATCTCTGACATCTTCACGTTCTTTGAAGAGTGCCTGGTAAATGACAACATCGCCCGGCGCAAGGGCCTGCTGCAGAGCCTTGATCCCCGGGTGAAACTGGTGTCGATGATTGCCCTTATCTTTGCCGTGGCTATGACCCATGACATACGGCTACTTGCAATCGTATACCTGCTGACACTCATCGGGGCATACCTGAGTAAAGTCGAAATAGGTTTTTTCCTTAAGCGTGTCTGGGTATTTATCCCGATCTTTGCCGGCATCATCATGATCCCGATTCTTTTCAATGTTTTTACCCCCGGTGATACGCTGGTAACCGTTGCAACCCTGGGCCAGAATGCACATGTTGGCCCGTTTGCGCTCCCGCCGGTTATCACCATTACGGTCCAGGGAGTAATGCTTGCACTGGCCTTCGTGCTGCGGGTGGCAACCTGTGTGTCTGCGGCGGTACTCCTGTTCCTCACGACTCCCCGGGATCTCATCTTCAAATCCCTTCGCTCGCTTAAAGTACCTAAAGTGTATGTGCTTACGATGGACATGTGCTACCGGTATATTTTCCTTTTTGCCGATACCATCAGGGGTTTTTACACGGCAAAGAAGAGCAGATCCATCAAACCGCTACCGTTGATCGAGGAACAGAAATGGGTGGGAAACCGTATCGGCTATACCCTTGTAAAATCCCTCAGCATGAGCGAGAAGGTACACCAGGCCATGATATCGCGGGGATTTACCGGGGATATCAAGATCATGCACCGGTATTCGATCCATAATCGTGATTACGTAGCGTGCGTGAGTATGTTTGCGCTCAGCATCTTCCTGATACTGGTGTCCCAGAACCTGGTACGAATTTAA
- a CDS encoding TOBE domain-containing protein, with amino-acid sequence MKISARNILKGTVKAITAGSVNSEVVIELPGGQEITSIITKKSVAALGLAPGKQAYAVIKSSEVMIAVD; translated from the coding sequence ATGAAGATCAGTGCACGCAACATCCTGAAAGGCACAGTAAAAGCGATCACGGCTGGCAGCGTTAACTCCGAAGTCGTCATCGAGCTTCCCGGAGGACAGGAGATCACCTCCATCATCACGAAGAAGTCTGTTGCAGCTCTCGGCCTTGCCCCGGGCAAGCAGGCTTATGCGGTAATCAAATCCAGCGAAGTCATGATCGCGGTAGACTAA
- the nikR gene encoding nickel-responsive transcriptional regulator NikR, protein MTLENDLSRIGISLPKNLLDRFDEIINARGYSSRSEGIRDAIRTYITYYKWMADVKGEREGVITMVYDHDQRGLLTTITDIQHEFHEIIKASLHSHVTHNRCLEVILVHGDGGQLKALAERLMSQKGVESVKLTTIQIEE, encoded by the coding sequence ATGACACTCGAAAACGATCTCTCCCGCATCGGGATCTCCCTTCCCAAGAACCTGCTTGACCGGTTTGACGAAATTATCAATGCCCGGGGATACTCCTCCCGGTCTGAGGGTATTCGCGACGCGATCCGTACCTACATCACTTATTACAAGTGGATGGCGGATGTCAAAGGCGAGCGTGAAGGAGTGATCACGATGGTCTACGATCATGACCAGCGCGGTCTTCTTACCACAATTACGGATATCCAGCACGAATTCCACGAGATTATCAAGGCATCCCTTCATTCGCATGTGACCCATAACCGGTGCCTGGAAGTAATTCTTGTCCATGGCGATGGAGGACAGCTCAAGGCGCTTGCCGAACGACTGATGTCCCAGAAAGGTGTTGAGTCCGTGAAACTGACAACTATTCAGATTGAAGAATAA
- a CDS encoding class I SAM-dependent methyltransferase, translating into MPEYHFQDIREEDHVLDIGANVGAFCIRAACFSQHVTAVEPVTADLLSDNIELNHADITVIKGALGTGSPTEITWDDCSVVSPTFTLGTLVDRAGGCDFLKCDAEGAEWLIRPCDLDGIRRIEMELHVPPIGPPPDPLLLEYLGEKYTFSLDRTPVHSALGVMGILHAVRK; encoded by the coding sequence GTGCCTGAATACCATTTTCAAGACATCCGAGAGGAGGATCATGTCCTTGATATCGGGGCTAATGTGGGTGCGTTCTGCATCCGGGCCGCTTGTTTCTCGCAGCACGTGACCGCGGTCGAACCGGTAACTGCGGATCTTCTTTCCGATAATATTGAGCTCAACCATGCTGACATCACCGTGATTAAAGGGGCGCTTGGCACCGGCTCCCCGACTGAGATCACCTGGGATGACTGTAGTGTAGTCTCGCCGACATTCACGCTTGGGACGCTTGTTGACCGGGCAGGCGGATGTGATTTTCTTAAATGTGATGCAGAAGGGGCAGAGTGGCTGATCCGGCCTTGTGATCTGGATGGGATCCGGCGAATAGAAATGGAACTCCATGTTCCTCCCATTGGCCCCCCTCCGGATCCCCTGCTGCTCGAATACCTTGGTGAAAAGTACACGTTTTCCCTTGACCGGACTCCGGTTCACTCAGCACTTGGCGTAATGGGAATCCTGCACGCAGTCCGAAAATGA
- a CDS encoding NAD(P)-dependent oxidoreductase — protein sequence MKPEQTVGCIGLGHLGHTIARRLIDQGVPVAVWNRTPKKASDLGVPVAASPRDLVGRVDVVLINLFDSDAVESVLSGPEGLLSGPCTGKIIIDTTTNHFGRVSDFYAGARDHGATYLECPVLGSVVPASQGKLTVLVSGDEGTYEVVKPLLSRIGSTLYYLGEPALATKMKLINNLVLGSFMATCAEAVALGEAAGIDRGEVIDILLSGAGNSMVLAAKKDKLKNREFSPHFSSALIYKDLHYLQDLCRTLKKPLFVGSTVKEVFALARSKGIDEQDFSVLYEVFREF from the coding sequence ATGAAACCGGAACAAACTGTCGGATGTATTGGTCTTGGTCACCTGGGCCATACTATTGCACGTCGCCTCATAGATCAGGGTGTACCGGTTGCCGTATGGAACCGGACCCCTAAAAAAGCCTCCGATCTCGGTGTACCTGTTGCTGCATCACCCCGGGACCTTGTCGGGCGGGTGGATGTTGTTCTTATCAATCTCTTTGACAGCGATGCGGTCGAATCTGTCCTCTCCGGCCCTGAAGGCCTCCTTTCCGGACCCTGTACCGGGAAGATTATCATCGATACAACAACCAACCACTTTGGCCGCGTGAGTGACTTTTATGCCGGTGCCCGCGATCATGGTGCCACTTATCTCGAATGCCCGGTGCTCGGGAGCGTGGTGCCTGCCTCGCAGGGCAAACTAACCGTTCTTGTCAGCGGGGATGAGGGAACATATGAAGTGGTAAAACCGCTGCTTTCACGGATAGGATCAACGCTGTACTATCTTGGAGAACCGGCTCTTGCAACAAAGATGAAACTGATCAACAACCTGGTTCTTGGCTCATTTATGGCAACGTGTGCCGAGGCAGTCGCGCTGGGGGAAGCGGCGGGTATTGACCGCGGAGAAGTGATCGATATCCTGCTCTCTGGCGCCGGTAACTCAATGGTGCTTGCGGCAAAGAAGGATAAACTCAAAAACAGGGAATTCTCTCCACACTTTTCCTCTGCGCTGATCTATAAGGATCTCCATTATCTCCAGGACCTATGCCGCACGCTCAAAAAACCTCTCTTTGTCGGGAGCACCGTAAAGGAGGTCTTTGCCCTTGCACGTTCGAAAGGTATCGATGAGCAGGATTTCTCCGTGCTATATGAGGTATTCAGGGAATTCTGA